One part of the Tolypothrix sp. NIES-4075 genome encodes these proteins:
- a CDS encoding DUF6335 family protein, which produces MADQQQVDLEAQLNRVDTDKELESKDNLPEEISDLPQEITESYGTGVKESPGYNLGGREMKEELDEYATYASPELTGGDVDAGWQQAAMVGDEAVGGTVSTPDQDIVDEIGAAVGIEMDDAAFLRTSEMLEQRDDSRWELDPKSSEDYGDRRE; this is translated from the coding sequence ATGGCGGATCAACAACAAGTAGATTTAGAAGCTCAACTCAACCGTGTAGATACAGATAAGGAACTTGAATCCAAAGATAATTTACCAGAAGAAATTTCCGACCTACCACAGGAAATTACTGAATCCTATGGTACTGGTGTCAAAGAATCACCAGGCTACAATCTCGGCGGACGAGAAATGAAAGAGGAGTTGGATGAGTATGCAACATATGCCAGTCCAGAATTAACTGGAGGTGATGTTGATGCCGGTTGGCAACAAGCAGCAATGGTAGGTGATGAAGCTGTTGGCGGTACTGTTTCCACTCCCGATCAAGATATTGTTGATGAAATTGGTGCTGCTGTAGGAATAGAAATGGATGATGCCGCGTTTCTACGGACAAGCGAAATGTTAGAACAGCGCGACGACAGTCGCTGGGAGTTAGATCCCAAGTCTTCTGAAGATTATGGAGACAGGAGGGAGTAG
- a CDS encoding SDR family NAD(P)-dependent oxidoreductase encodes MDRRLEGKVAIVTGAGAGIGEAIAHKFAKEGASVVVNGLPSDPIEDVVQSIKHYGGKAIAYAGDVSQEFHAKNCVQTAINAYGKLDILINNAGVFLATAETEDYPIDVFDDTIRMNLRSAFLMTKFSLPHLQKTRGNIVSAGSEAGFNGLAYNTTYGGTKGWMHSFMQGVAVEQAKHGIRANCVCPGAIDTAWTHKETGPMDAKMEKSLIEGTPLARRGTPEEMANVYAFIASDEASYVTGALWLADGGVTVAKGSAGSETPLWMRFAPKGELRLDHSKEGLENKETQTLK; translated from the coding sequence ATGGATAGACGTTTAGAGGGTAAGGTTGCGATAGTTACTGGTGCTGGTGCTGGTATTGGAGAAGCGATCGCTCACAAATTTGCTAAAGAAGGTGCATCAGTAGTTGTCAACGGATTACCAAGCGATCCGATTGAAGACGTGGTGCAGTCGATTAAACATTATGGCGGCAAAGCGATCGCCTACGCGGGAGACGTTTCCCAAGAGTTTCACGCTAAAAATTGCGTGCAAACTGCAATCAATGCTTACGGCAAGTTAGATATCTTAATCAACAACGCTGGAGTTTTTCTGGCTACAGCCGAAACAGAAGATTACCCCATTGATGTATTTGATGACACAATTCGCATGAATCTTCGTTCAGCGTTTTTGATGACAAAATTCTCACTTCCCCACCTTCAAAAAACGCGAGGAAACATCGTCTCAGCGGGTTCAGAAGCAGGCTTCAATGGTTTAGCATACAACACAACATACGGCGGTACCAAAGGCTGGATGCATTCATTCATGCAAGGTGTAGCCGTCGAACAAGCCAAACACGGTATCCGTGCTAATTGCGTCTGTCCCGGTGCAATTGATACTGCATGGACGCACAAAGAAACCGGTCCAATGGACGCAAAGATGGAAAAATCCCTGATTGAAGGTACACCATTAGCGCGACGCGGTACACCAGAAGAAATGGCAAATGTATACGCCTTCATCGCTTCCGACGAAGCCAGCTACGTCACCGGCGCACTCTGGCTAGCTGATGGTGGCGTCACCGTTGCCAAAGGATCTGCCGGTTCAGAAACTCCATTGTGGATGCGCTTTGCACCCAAAGGTGAATTGCGGCTCGATCACTCTAAAGAAGGATTAGAAAATAAAGAAACTCAGACACTTAAGTAG